A part of Streptomyces sp. NBC_01210 genomic DNA contains:
- a CDS encoding lysophospholipid acyltransferase family protein yields the protein MSRRTIGFWYRLAAAITKPPLLLLFKRDWQGMEHIPADGGFITAINHNSYLDMFSYGHFQYNTGRVPRFLAKAALFKAPGVGILLRGTGQIPVYRESSNAFGAFRAAVEAVERGECVAFYPEGTLTRDPGQWPMTAKTGVARAALLTKAPVVPVAQWGANLAMPPYAKENKVRFFPRKTLQVKAGPPVDLTPFYDQEPTPEVLKEATEIIMSAITGLLEDLRGERAPEKPYDLREIRAQERRKAAEEGTK from the coding sequence GTGTCCCGCCGTACAATCGGCTTCTGGTACCGCCTGGCGGCGGCCATCACTAAACCGCCGCTGTTGCTTCTGTTCAAGCGGGACTGGCAAGGAATGGAACACATTCCGGCTGACGGCGGATTTATCACCGCCATCAATCACAACTCGTATCTCGACATGTTCTCCTACGGTCACTTCCAGTACAACACCGGACGTGTGCCCCGATTCCTGGCCAAGGCCGCGCTCTTCAAAGCGCCCGGTGTGGGGATCCTTCTGCGAGGTACCGGCCAGATTCCCGTCTATCGCGAGTCCTCCAACGCCTTCGGCGCCTTCCGCGCCGCCGTGGAAGCCGTGGAGCGCGGTGAATGCGTCGCCTTCTACCCCGAGGGCACTCTCACCCGCGATCCAGGCCAGTGGCCGATGACCGCGAAGACCGGAGTGGCGCGTGCGGCACTGCTGACCAAGGCGCCGGTGGTGCCCGTCGCCCAGTGGGGCGCCAACTTGGCGATGCCGCCGTACGCCAAGGAGAACAAGGTCCGCTTCTTCCCCCGCAAGACGCTCCAGGTGAAGGCGGGGCCGCCGGTCGACCTCACGCCCTTCTACGACCAGGAGCCGACGCCGGAGGTGCTGAAGGAGGCGACCGAGATCATCATGTCCGCCATCACCGGTCTGCTGGAGGACCTGCGCGGCGAGCGGGCGCCCGAGAAGCCGTACGATCTGCGCGAAATCCGCGCTCAGGAGCGCCGCAAGGCCGCCGAGGAGGGCACCAAGTGA
- a CDS encoding HU family DNA-binding protein, giving the protein MNKAQLVEAIADKVGGRQQAAEAVDAVLDAIVRAVVGGDRVSVTGFGSFEKVDRPARYARNPQTGERVRVKKTSVPRFRAGQGFKDLVSGSKKLPRGGEVSVKKAPKGSLSGGASTRTAVKKAAAKKVAAKKVAAKKVAAKKTTAAKKTTAKKTTAKKTTAKKATAKKATPAKKATAKKAAAKKTAPAKKATAKKAPAKKATARKTTAKRAAARKK; this is encoded by the coding sequence GTGAACAAGGCGCAGCTCGTAGAAGCGATTGCCGACAAGGTCGGAGGCCGTCAGCAGGCCGCCGAGGCTGTCGACGCGGTACTTGACGCGATCGTCCGCGCAGTTGTCGGCGGAGACCGGGTTTCGGTCACCGGCTTCGGCTCGTTCGAGAAGGTCGACCGTCCGGCCCGTTACGCCCGCAACCCGCAGACGGGTGAGCGCGTACGGGTCAAGAAGACCTCCGTTCCGCGCTTCCGTGCGGGACAGGGCTTCAAGGACCTGGTGAGCGGCTCGAAGAAGCTCCCCAGGGGTGGCGAGGTCTCCGTCAAGAAGGCTCCCAAGGGAAGCCTCTCGGGCGGTGCTTCCACTCGTACAGCGGTCAAGAAGGCCGCCGCCAAGAAGGTCGCGGCGAAGAAGGTCGCGGCGAAGAAGGTCGCGGCGAAGAAGACCACGGCGGCAAAGAAGACGACCGCCAAGAAGACCACGGCGAAGAAGACCACGGCCAAGAAGGCCACCGCCAAGAAGGCGACTCCGGCGAAGAAGGCCACGGCCAAGAAGGCGGCGGCCAAGAAGACCGCCCCCGCCAAGAAGGCCACCGCCAAGAAGGCGCCTGCCAAGAAGGCGACGGCACGCAAGACGACCGCCAAGAGGGCCGCTGCCAGGAAGAAGTAA
- the cofC gene encoding 2-phospho-L-lactate guanylyltransferase: MRTDGEPATNTDPTPLWSLVVPLKPLVLAKSRLAEAADDILRPHLALAFAQDTVAAALACPAVRGVAVVTDDPAAAVELAALGARIVPDAPAAGLNAALAHGAEAVRAVRPAAAVAALNADLPALRPAELARVLATASVFPRAFLTDAAGIGTTFLSAAPGVELRPAFGGRSRLRHMASGAAEILLDGVDSVRQDVDTGDDLKAALALGVGPRTAERWQSGVHVMDG; this comes from the coding sequence ATGCGCACGGACGGAGAGCCCGCCACGAACACCGACCCGACGCCCCTCTGGTCCCTGGTCGTCCCGCTGAAGCCCCTCGTACTGGCCAAGAGCAGGCTCGCGGAGGCGGCGGACGACATTCTGCGGCCGCATCTGGCACTCGCTTTCGCCCAGGACACCGTGGCCGCAGCGCTGGCCTGCCCGGCGGTGCGGGGTGTGGCGGTCGTCACGGACGATCCCGCGGCGGCGGTCGAGCTGGCCGCACTGGGTGCGCGGATCGTTCCGGACGCTCCTGCGGCGGGACTCAACGCGGCGCTGGCGCACGGGGCCGAAGCGGTGCGGGCGGTACGGCCCGCCGCGGCGGTCGCCGCACTCAACGCCGATCTGCCCGCATTGCGTCCCGCGGAATTGGCGCGGGTCCTTGCGACAGCTTCGGTATTTCCCCGGGCATTTCTGACGGATGCGGCCGGAATCGGCACGACATTCCTCTCGGCAGCGCCCGGCGTGGAATTGCGTCCTGCTTTCGGCGGCCGCTCGCGGCTCCGGCACATGGCTTCGGGGGCTGCGGAAATCCTGCTCGACGGGGTCGATTCGGTACGGCAGGACGTGGACACCGGCGACGATCTGAAGGCCGCGCTCGCGCTCGGTGTGGGGCCGCGTACCGCGGAGCGCTGGCAGTCCGGCGTCCACGTCATGGACGGCTGA